In Vibrio diazotrophicus, the following proteins share a genomic window:
- the adhE gene encoding bifunctional acetaldehyde-CoA/alcohol dehydrogenase, whose translation MPVTNLAELDALVARVKAAQAEFATYSQEQVDKIFRAASLAANQARIPLAQQAVAESGMGIVEDKVIKNHFASEYIYNKYKDEKTCGVLEEDESMGTMTIAEPVGIICGIVPTTNPTSTAIFKSLISLKTRNGIIFSPHPRAKNSTNDAAKLVLDAAVAAGAPKDIIGWIDQPSVELSNALMKHEGIALILATGGPGMVKAAYSSGKPAIGVGAGNVPVVIDETADIKRAVASVLMSKTFDNGVVCASEQAVIVHKDVYDEVKERFASHKAHVLSKADADKVRKTILIDGALNAKIVGQPASAIAEMAGVKVPADTKVLIGEGLGKVSYDDEFAHEKLSPCLGMFKADSFEDAVDQAVTMVEIGGIGHTSGLYTNQDVNADRIRYFGDKMKTARILINIPTTHGGIGDLYNFNVAPSLTLGCGSWGGNSISENVGPKHLINKKIVAKRAENMLWHKLPKSIYFRRGSLPIALSDLEGKKRAFLVTDRFLFNNGYADEVVSLLKAQGMEVQTFFDVEADPTLSVVEKGAAQMASYQPDVILALGGGSPMDAAKIMWVMYEHPETHFEELAMRFMDIRKRIYKFPKMGQKAELVCITTTSGTGSEVTPFAVVTDDKTGAKYPLADYELTPNMAIVDANLVMNMPKSLTAFGGYDAVTHALEAYVSVLANEYSDGQALQALKMLKEYLPSSYKNGANDPIAREKVHNAATIAGVAFANAFLGVCHSMAHKIGAEFHLPHGLANALLISNVVRYNANDNPTKQTAFSQYDRPQARRRYAEVAEHLGLVQPGDRTAQKIERLLAWMDELKKDLDIPMSIQAAGVNEADFLAKVEELAVDAFDDQCTGANPRYPLITELKEVLISSYYGKAFVEGETFEGTTVIKKKADQVAPAAAKADKKVKA comes from the coding sequence ATGCCTGTAACTAATCTGGCTGAACTAGATGCTCTAGTAGCTCGCGTTAAAGCGGCTCAAGCTGAGTTTGCTACTTACTCTCAAGAGCAGGTAGACAAAATCTTCCGTGCAGCATCTCTTGCAGCTAACCAAGCTCGTATTCCTCTAGCGCAACAAGCGGTAGCAGAATCTGGCATGGGTATCGTTGAAGATAAAGTAATCAAAAACCACTTCGCTTCAGAATACATCTACAACAAATACAAAGATGAAAAAACTTGTGGTGTTCTAGAAGAAGACGAAAGCATGGGCACAATGACTATCGCAGAGCCTGTGGGCATCATCTGTGGTATCGTCCCAACAACTAACCCAACATCTACTGCAATCTTCAAATCTTTGATTTCTTTGAAGACTCGTAACGGTATTATTTTCTCACCACACCCACGTGCTAAAAATTCTACAAACGATGCAGCTAAACTGGTTCTAGACGCAGCAGTAGCAGCGGGCGCGCCAAAAGACATCATCGGTTGGATCGACCAACCATCTGTAGAGCTATCTAACGCTCTTATGAAACACGAAGGTATCGCACTTATCCTTGCTACTGGTGGTCCAGGCATGGTTAAAGCGGCTTACTCTTCTGGTAAACCAGCTATCGGTGTTGGTGCAGGTAACGTTCCAGTTGTTATCGATGAAACAGCAGACATCAAACGTGCAGTAGCTTCTGTTCTTATGTCTAAAACTTTCGATAACGGTGTAGTGTGTGCTTCTGAGCAGGCTGTAATCGTTCATAAAGATGTATACGACGAAGTTAAAGAGCGTTTCGCTTCTCACAAAGCTCATGTACTAAGCAAAGCTGACGCTGACAAAGTACGTAAAACAATCCTAATCGACGGTGCGCTAAACGCGAAAATCGTTGGTCAACCTGCTTCTGCTATCGCAGAAATGGCGGGTGTTAAAGTTCCAGCTGATACTAAAGTTCTTATCGGTGAAGGTCTTGGTAAAGTTTCTTACGACGACGAGTTCGCACATGAGAAACTATCTCCATGTCTAGGTATGTTCAAAGCGGATAGCTTCGAAGACGCTGTTGACCAAGCTGTAACAATGGTTGAAATCGGCGGTATCGGTCATACTTCTGGTCTTTACACTAACCAAGACGTAAACGCAGATCGTATTCGTTACTTCGGTGACAAGATGAAGACTGCTCGTATTCTTATCAACATTCCGACTACTCACGGTGGTATCGGTGACCTTTACAACTTCAACGTTGCTCCATCTTTAACGTTAGGTTGTGGTTCATGGGGTGGTAACTCTATCTCTGAGAACGTTGGTCCTAAACACCTAATCAACAAGAAAATTGTTGCTAAGCGAGCTGAAAACATGTTGTGGCACAAACTACCTAAGTCAATCTACTTCCGTCGTGGTAGCCTTCCAATCGCTCTTAGCGACCTAGAAGGTAAAAAACGCGCATTCCTTGTAACTGACCGTTTCCTATTCAACAACGGTTACGCAGATGAAGTAGTTTCACTACTTAAAGCTCAAGGTATGGAAGTTCAGACATTCTTTGATGTAGAAGCAGATCCAACTCTATCTGTAGTAGAGAAAGGTGCAGCTCAAATGGCTAGCTACCAACCAGACGTGATTCTAGCTCTAGGTGGTGGTTCACCAATGGATGCTGCGAAGATCATGTGGGTTATGTACGAGCACCCAGAAACTCACTTCGAAGAACTAGCTATGCGCTTTATGGACATCCGTAAACGTATCTACAAGTTCCCTAAAATGGGTCAAAAAGCTGAGTTGGTATGTATTACTACTACTTCAGGTACTGGTTCAGAAGTTACTCCATTCGCGGTTGTTACTGACGACAAGACTGGTGCTAAATACCCACTAGCTGACTACGAGCTAACTCCTAACATGGCTATCGTTGATGCGAACCTTGTTATGAACATGCCTAAGTCTCTAACAGCGTTTGGTGGTTACGATGCAGTAACTCACGCTCTTGAAGCATACGTATCTGTTCTTGCGAACGAATACTCTGACGGTCAGGCTCTTCAAGCACTTAAGATGCTAAAAGAGTACCTACCTTCAAGCTACAAGAATGGTGCAAATGACCCAATCGCACGTGAAAAAGTACACAACGCAGCAACTATCGCTGGTGTAGCATTTGCGAACGCTTTCTTGGGTGTATGTCACTCAATGGCTCACAAGATTGGTGCTGAGTTCCACTTACCACACGGTCTTGCTAACGCACTGCTTATCTCTAACGTTGTACGTTACAACGCGAACGATAACCCAACTAAACAAACTGCATTCTCTCAATACGACCGTCCACAAGCACGTCGTCGTTACGCAGAAGTTGCAGAGCACTTGGGTCTAGTTCAACCTGGTGACCGTACTGCTCAGAAGATTGAACGTCTACTAGCGTGGATGGATGAGCTTAAGAAAGACCTTGATATCCCAATGTCTATCCAAGCTGCGGGTGTTAACGAAGCTGACTTCCTAGCGAAAGTTGAAGAACTAGCGGTTGACGCGTTTGATGACCAATGTACTGGTGCAAACCCACGTTACCCTCTAATCACTGAGCTGAAAGAAGTACTTATCTCTTCTTACTACGGTAAAGCATTCGTTGAAGGTGAAACTTTCGAAGGTACTACTGTAATCAAGAAGAAAGCTGACCAAGTAGCTCCAGCAGCTGCTAAAGCAGATAAAAAAGTAAAAGCTTAA
- a CDS encoding YchE family NAAT transporter — protein MSFEIAIFLQFFLGLVAAVNPVGIMPVFVSLTGHMTPEEKNKTAATANTAVAIILITALLGGQMLLDMFSISLDSFRVAGGLLLMSIAFSMMSGKLGEDKQNKQEKSEYISREQIGVVPLAMPLMAGPGAISSTIVYGSRYPGLMDTTGIVVTIVFFALCSWLLFRSAPYIVKLLGQTGINVITRIMGLILGALGIEFITNGLRSLFPGLA, from the coding sequence ATGTCGTTCGAAATTGCTATTTTTCTCCAGTTCTTTCTGGGCTTGGTTGCCGCAGTTAATCCTGTAGGAATCATGCCGGTTTTTGTTTCCCTTACTGGGCACATGACTCCAGAAGAGAAAAACAAAACCGCCGCTACTGCTAATACTGCTGTGGCCATCATTCTGATCACTGCGCTGCTTGGCGGACAAATGCTGTTAGACATGTTCAGTATTTCTCTGGACTCATTTCGTGTCGCCGGTGGTTTATTGCTTATGAGCATCGCCTTTTCGATGATGAGTGGTAAGTTGGGTGAAGATAAGCAAAACAAACAAGAGAAATCGGAATACATCAGCCGCGAACAAATTGGTGTGGTTCCGCTGGCAATGCCACTAATGGCGGGCCCTGGTGCTATCAGCTCAACCATAGTATATGGCTCTCGCTATCCGGGATTGATGGATACCACAGGTATTGTCGTCACGATTGTATTTTTCGCGTTGTGTTCGTGGTTGTTGTTCCGTTCAGCGCCCTATATTGTGAAATTGTTAGGCCAGACTGGCATCAATGTGATCACGCGTATCATGGGCTTGATACTTGGCGCATTAGGCATCGAATTTATTACCAATGGCTTACGTAGCCTATTCCCAGGATTGGCTTAA
- a CDS encoding ion transporter has translation MSFSNENLKHQLYVIIFGTHTKAGKIFDIALIIAIFTSLIVLVLSSIPSFDAKWREEFKLIEYGFTALFTIEYLTRLYCSPKPSAYAKSFYGVIDLVAILPTYLAILFPSASLVGVVRALRVMRIFRILKLVRYLQDSNLLLRSLLGARRKIIIFFSTVAILVTILGSFIYIIEGPENGFTSIPQSIYWAIVTITTVGYGDVVPQTTLGKGLAALTMLLGYSILAVPTGIITAELHQEMSAHRALVKCPNCSLAGHESDALFCKHCGSELADPDKRVVPVNTTKT, from the coding sequence ATGTCTTTCTCAAATGAAAATTTAAAACATCAGCTCTATGTCATCATCTTTGGAACTCACACCAAAGCGGGTAAAATTTTCGACATCGCACTTATTATCGCGATTTTCACCTCTTTGATCGTACTGGTTCTAAGTTCCATCCCAAGTTTTGATGCGAAATGGCGTGAAGAGTTCAAACTGATCGAATACGGATTTACAGCTCTATTCACTATTGAATACTTAACGCGACTCTACTGCTCACCAAAACCCAGCGCATACGCAAAAAGCTTTTACGGTGTAATCGATCTTGTCGCGATATTGCCGACATATCTCGCAATCTTGTTCCCTTCTGCGTCATTAGTTGGTGTCGTTCGAGCACTGAGAGTCATGCGTATCTTTCGTATACTTAAACTGGTTCGTTACCTTCAGGACTCCAATCTGTTGTTAAGATCATTGTTGGGTGCAAGAAGAAAAATCATTATTTTCTTCAGCACGGTAGCGATACTGGTCACCATCTTGGGTTCCTTTATTTATATCATTGAAGGGCCAGAAAACGGTTTTACTAGCATTCCGCAAAGTATTTATTGGGCAATTGTAACAATCACTACCGTAGGTTATGGCGACGTTGTACCACAGACAACACTAGGTAAAGGCTTAGCGGCACTTACCATGTTATTAGGTTATTCAATACTTGCTGTGCCGACGGGCATTATCACCGCAGAGCTACATCAAGAAATGAGTGCACACAGAGCATTAGTGAAATGTCCTAACTGCTCTTTGGCGGGGCACGAGTCAGATGCTCTATTTTGTAAGCATTGTGGAAGTGAATTGGCAGATCCTGATAAGCGAGTGGTACCAGTCAATACGACGAAAACATAG
- a CDS encoding diguanylate cyclase domain-containing protein, whose product MSLILCVKNLIIIVLITFLGSFEVYALDGVKAFAEHKMVMLLIHPVTGSIVKANSSASEFYGYSISELESMKIQEINTLSKEATQAEMQLARKEKRNYFIFKHQLKNGNLKTVEVSSIPISYQGRPVLYSIIRDISEYRSAQEGLWHFQHRLDDMVKEQSAQLRSTHQRQLITFTVLSTFLVSALVALSRLLINQRSTKTQLEDEKKRLSDVIWAANIGTWEWDIQSDQLALNDYAYAMVGYQRWADFPIKRGSLKPLCHSEDWADAQENMRSKLDGEVSFFQTEIRVRHRLGHWVWILVRGRVIKRAFHSQIPLTVAGTYQDITLQKELNSQLHQYANTDQLTEIPNRRSFHNHLDMMEDTEHQYGLFYMDLNKFKDVNDKYGHAAGDLVIKNVGQRLKEVLRSSDNVYRLGGDEFAVIVKGLKCRANASVVANKFVKVLSEPHILEGAQTARVIVPPSIGVAFYSANRLDAESLIQRADQMMYLAKRNYPEGGYEIFEEQSAVA is encoded by the coding sequence ATGTCACTTATACTTTGCGTTAAAAATCTCATTATCATTGTACTGATTACATTTCTAGGTTCTTTCGAAGTCTATGCTCTCGATGGGGTTAAGGCATTTGCAGAGCACAAAATGGTGATGTTACTAATCCATCCTGTGACAGGGAGTATTGTTAAAGCCAACTCTTCTGCTTCAGAGTTTTACGGCTACTCAATTTCAGAATTAGAATCTATGAAGATTCAAGAGATTAATACCCTCAGCAAAGAGGCGACTCAAGCAGAAATGCAGCTAGCTCGAAAAGAGAAAAGAAACTACTTCATTTTCAAGCACCAGTTAAAAAACGGAAATTTAAAAACCGTTGAAGTGTCGTCTATTCCTATTTCTTATCAAGGCAGGCCCGTTCTCTATTCAATTATTCGAGATATTTCTGAATACCGTTCGGCTCAAGAAGGACTCTGGCACTTTCAACATCGACTCGACGATATGGTCAAAGAACAATCCGCTCAGTTGAGATCTACTCATCAACGTCAATTAATTACATTTACTGTGCTATCAACATTTCTTGTCTCTGCCTTGGTAGCATTAAGTCGACTGCTGATAAATCAGAGAAGCACTAAAACCCAACTCGAAGATGAAAAGAAACGACTGTCGGATGTGATTTGGGCTGCCAATATTGGGACCTGGGAGTGGGATATTCAAAGTGATCAATTAGCTTTGAATGATTACGCCTACGCTATGGTTGGTTACCAGCGGTGGGCGGATTTCCCGATTAAACGGGGAAGCTTGAAGCCCCTTTGTCATTCTGAAGATTGGGCTGATGCCCAAGAAAATATGCGGTCTAAGTTGGATGGTGAAGTCAGTTTTTTCCAGACTGAGATTAGGGTAAGGCACAGACTTGGCCACTGGGTTTGGATTTTGGTGAGAGGTAGAGTTATCAAGAGGGCATTTCACAGTCAAATTCCTCTTACCGTTGCAGGAACTTATCAAGATATTACTTTGCAGAAAGAGCTCAATAGCCAGCTTCACCAATACGCAAACACAGATCAACTCACAGAGATCCCCAACCGACGGTCGTTCCATAATCATCTCGATATGATGGAAGATACAGAACACCAATATGGTTTATTTTACATGGACTTAAACAAATTTAAGGACGTCAATGACAAGTATGGCCACGCAGCTGGAGATTTGGTCATTAAGAATGTCGGGCAGAGGCTGAAAGAAGTCCTGCGAAGTTCAGATAATGTTTACCGTCTTGGCGGGGATGAATTTGCAGTCATCGTAAAAGGGTTAAAATGCCGAGCAAATGCTTCTGTTGTCGCGAATAAATTTGTAAAAGTCTTATCCGAACCACATATCCTTGAAGGGGCACAAACAGCCAGAGTCATTGTTCCTCCCAGTATTGGTGTTGCCTTCTATTCAGCGAATAGGCTTGATGCTGAGTCTTTGATTCAACGAGCCGATCAGATGATGTATTTGGCTAAACGAAACTATCCAGAAGGAGGGTATGAAATCTTTGAGGAGCAATCAGCTGTCGCATAA
- the asd gene encoding aspartate-semialdehyde dehydrogenase — MRVGLVGWRGMVGSVLMQRMVEEGDFNLIEPVFFSTSQIGIPAPNLGKDAGMLQDAFDIESLKQLDAIITCQGGSYTEKVYPALRQAGWKGYWIDAASTLRMASDSIITLDPVNLKQIQQGIHAGTNTFVGGNCTVSLMLMGLGGLFEKGLVEWTSAMTYQAASGAGAQNMRELISQMGVINDSVSSELANPSSSILDIDKKVAETMRSSSFPTDQFGVPLAGSLIPWIDVKRDNGQSKEEWKAGVEANKILGTQDSPVLIDGTCVRIGAMRCHSQALTIKLKQSVPLDEIEEIIASHNEWVKVIPNERDITAKELSPAKVTGTMSVPVGRLRKMAMGDDFLNAFTVGDQLLWGAAEPLRRTLRIILSEK; from the coding sequence ATGAGAGTAGGTTTAGTAGGTTGGCGTGGCATGGTTGGTTCGGTACTCATGCAACGTATGGTTGAAGAAGGTGATTTTAATCTAATTGAACCAGTATTCTTCAGTACCTCACAAATTGGTATTCCTGCGCCAAACTTAGGTAAAGACGCTGGCATGCTTCAGGATGCTTTTGATATTGAGAGCCTAAAACAGCTTGACGCTATCATTACTTGTCAAGGTGGCAGCTACACCGAAAAGGTATACCCAGCATTGCGTCAAGCAGGTTGGAAAGGTTACTGGATCGATGCTGCTTCAACTCTACGTATGGCATCAGACTCTATCATCACGCTAGACCCTGTAAACTTGAAGCAAATTCAACAAGGTATCCACGCGGGTACTAACACCTTCGTTGGTGGTAACTGTACTGTTAGTTTGATGCTAATGGGTCTTGGTGGTCTATTTGAAAAAGGTCTGGTTGAGTGGACCAGCGCTATGACATATCAGGCTGCTTCTGGTGCTGGCGCACAGAACATGCGCGAACTTATTTCTCAAATGGGTGTTATTAATGACTCTGTAAGTTCTGAACTTGCTAACCCATCTAGTTCTATTCTTGATATCGATAAGAAAGTGGCGGAAACCATGCGTTCTTCATCTTTCCCAACGGATCAATTTGGTGTTCCACTTGCTGGTTCTTTGATCCCTTGGATTGACGTGAAACGCGACAATGGTCAAAGCAAAGAAGAGTGGAAAGCGGGTGTTGAAGCGAACAAAATTCTTGGCACTCAAGATTCACCAGTGCTGATCGACGGTACTTGTGTTCGAATTGGTGCGATGCGCTGTCACTCTCAGGCACTGACTATCAAATTAAAACAAAGTGTACCTTTGGATGAAATCGAAGAGATTATTGCTTCTCACAACGAGTGGGTAAAAGTGATCCCTAACGAACGTGACATTACCGCGAAAGAACTATCACCAGCGAAAGTTACAGGCACTATGTCTGTCCCTGTTGGCCGTCTACGTAAGATGGCAATGGGTGATGACTTCCTCAATGCATTCACAGTTGGTGACCAATTACTTTGGGGTGCTGCTGAGCCGCTACGTCGTACACTTCGTATTATTCTTTCTGAAAAATAA
- a CDS encoding Hpt domain-containing protein: protein MVLEHHQGKFVYKAIAIIGVIWLLCVSVIFVQYRQTAKMSDDVVELGNHIMSFHNSLHFRSPYRVIHTNDMSLNVQLIYSLRVQLEADYEDSVFQPDVTHLVYVIDKFIEKSQMFLSSDLDVLDMVEQLKLLRSEYENQPDIRRYYVELGAYLFEALFTEGEQSPEIYRSLDQIMVASQAMSPDDRQHLQLTLAKVSKLLSQYAESGNLVNRLLQHEIYQELHTLENEYFKLFGFINVLLLVLSGLLIASLLIVVIFFQRQCKHAVESLCNGEASSATEQSTVQNIGKKEVLAGGHYLPMVGTSVESKIDIPQMLSSLNDDKESVKMLLRVFIEDHYEDCEKLQMQISSDLGAAMRTAHSLKGVAGTIGANELRIIAIDIEAKLKREEIPTDEEIQNLAKSLDETVKSAQFWLEQASF, encoded by the coding sequence ATGGTTTTAGAGCATCATCAAGGCAAATTTGTCTATAAAGCGATAGCTATCATTGGCGTTATTTGGCTGCTCTGTGTGTCGGTCATATTTGTCCAATACAGGCAAACGGCCAAAATGAGCGACGATGTTGTCGAATTAGGCAATCACATCATGTCATTTCACAACTCTCTGCATTTTAGATCTCCCTATCGTGTTATTCACACCAATGACATGTCTCTCAATGTCCAGTTAATCTATTCCTTACGAGTGCAGTTAGAAGCGGATTATGAAGACTCCGTATTTCAGCCTGATGTGACGCACTTAGTTTATGTTATTGATAAGTTTATTGAAAAAAGCCAGATGTTCTTAAGTTCGGACTTGGATGTGCTCGATATGGTTGAGCAGCTTAAATTGTTGCGCTCAGAATATGAGAATCAACCCGATATCAGGCGCTATTACGTAGAGTTAGGTGCTTATCTTTTTGAAGCGTTATTTACCGAAGGTGAGCAAAGTCCTGAAATTTATCGATCTTTAGATCAAATCATGGTTGCGTCACAAGCGATGTCGCCAGATGACCGACAGCATTTGCAACTGACTCTAGCAAAGGTTTCCAAACTATTAAGTCAGTATGCGGAAAGCGGAAACCTAGTGAATAGGCTACTACAACACGAGATCTATCAAGAGTTACACACCCTTGAAAATGAATATTTTAAGTTATTCGGCTTTATTAATGTTTTGTTGTTGGTTCTAAGTGGGTTACTCATTGCCAGCCTGCTTATTGTTGTGATTTTTTTCCAAAGGCAATGCAAACACGCGGTTGAGTCGCTTTGCAATGGCGAGGCTTCGTCAGCTACGGAACAAAGTACTGTTCAGAATATAGGGAAAAAAGAGGTTTTGGCTGGTGGTCATTATTTGCCTATGGTTGGTACATCTGTTGAGTCCAAGATAGATATTCCTCAAATGTTAAGTTCGCTTAATGATGATAAAGAATCTGTGAAAATGCTGCTGCGTGTATTTATTGAAGATCATTATGAAGATTGTGAAAAACTCCAGATGCAAATCTCGTCTGATTTAGGCGCAGCAATGAGAACCGCACACAGTCTAAAAGGCGTCGCAGGTACTATTGGAGCGAATGAGTTAAGAATTATAGCAATAGATATTGAAGCAAAATTGAAACGAGAAGAAATTCCTACGGATGAAGAAATTCAGAATTTGGCAAAATCTTTAGATGAAACGGTTAAAAGTGCTCAGTTTTGGTTGGAGCAAGCATCTTTTTAG
- the yejK gene encoding nucleoid-associated protein YejK gives MSLHLSNVILHQLSKNNNDELTVNFRAQSLDNDTSTENLVSELHRVFNAKAGKGFGSFKSDSDFQSWLQEMRQSQRSFYDFSQISAQRLKDELSKYPFADEGILVMAEYQSLATDYLLIGILPLNQSLKVTEGLDISATDYLDINKMDIVARVDLSSFETDKESNRYLTYIKGRVGRKVSDFFLDFLQAEVGLDAKVQNKVLMQAVEDFCSDSKLEKDEAINYKKQVYDYCNDQIKAGEEVQVKELSGELPPAQDGTSFMDFTREHGYELEESFPGDRSTMRKLTKYVGAGGGLNISFDSLLMGERVFYDPETDTLTIKGTPPNLRDQLTRKS, from the coding sequence ATGAGTCTGCACCTTTCCAATGTCATTTTGCATCAACTAAGCAAAAATAATAACGACGAGCTTACGGTTAATTTCCGTGCTCAATCTCTTGATAATGATACATCAACAGAAAACCTAGTATCCGAGTTGCATCGCGTTTTTAATGCGAAAGCGGGTAAAGGTTTTGGTTCTTTCAAGTCTGACAGTGATTTTCAAAGCTGGTTGCAAGAAATGCGTCAAAGTCAGCGTTCGTTTTACGATTTTTCTCAAATCAGTGCGCAACGTCTCAAAGACGAACTGTCGAAATATCCATTTGCCGATGAGGGTATCTTGGTGATGGCTGAATATCAGTCATTAGCCACCGATTATCTTTTGATTGGTATTCTCCCTTTGAATCAAAGTTTGAAGGTGACCGAAGGGTTAGACATAAGTGCAACTGACTATCTTGATATCAATAAAATGGATATTGTTGCCCGTGTGGATTTGTCGAGTTTTGAAACGGACAAAGAATCGAATCGCTACCTTACTTACATTAAAGGTCGTGTTGGACGTAAAGTTTCAGATTTCTTTTTAGATTTCCTTCAAGCGGAAGTTGGCCTCGATGCGAAAGTGCAAAACAAAGTTCTGATGCAAGCAGTTGAAGATTTTTGTAGCGATTCAAAGCTGGAAAAAGACGAAGCGATTAACTACAAGAAACAAGTTTACGATTACTGCAATGATCAAATAAAAGCGGGTGAAGAAGTTCAGGTGAAAGAGTTGTCAGGTGAATTACCTCCAGCTCAGGATGGCACCAGCTTTATGGACTTTACGCGTGAGCATGGTTACGAATTAGAGGAAAGTTTCCCTGGCGATCGTTCTACGATGAGAAAACTGACCAAGTATGTCGGTGCTGGTGGCGGCTTGAACATCAGTTTTGACAGTTTATTGATGGGTGAGCGCGTTTTCTACGATCCGGAAACCGATACTCTTACCATCAAAGGTACTCCACCAAATCTGCGAGATCAGCTAACGCGTAAAAGTTAG
- a CDS encoding YejL family protein, which yields MPITSKYSDEKVETILTEIAAVLDKHNASPELSLMIAGNVATNVLNQNVAASQRKAIAEKFSQALMSSLAD from the coding sequence ATGCCTATTACATCGAAATACAGCGACGAAAAAGTTGAAACTATCCTGACCGAAATCGCTGCCGTTCTTGATAAACATAATGCGTCTCCTGAACTTTCCCTGATGATTGCGGGAAATGTCGCGACCAACGTTTTGAATCAAAATGTTGCTGCATCGCAACGTAAAGCTATCGCGGAAAAGTTTTCTCAAGCATTGATGTCTTCGTTAGCAGACTGA